One genomic region from Candidatus Gastranaerophilales bacterium encodes:
- a CDS encoding O-acetylhomoserine aminocarboxypropyltransferase/cysteine synthase produces the protein MKDSTIEIHGAQEPDKATNSRALPIYQTTAFAFDSSEHAKNLFNLTQAGNIYTRLMNPTTDVLEKRLAMLEHGAAALAVSSGMSAIFYTILNIAMQGDEIVSSSSIYGGTHTLFQNTLPNLGIKTHFVKSADPLEFEKAITPKTKLIFAETIANPRLTVADIEGLAEIAHKHNIPLVIDSTVSTPSLLKPVDFGADIVIHSATKYLGGHGTSMCGIVVDSGKFDWTKSGKFSTLTDKDPSYHGLSYTEAFGNCAFIAKMRVKILRDTGAALSPFNAFLILQGIETLSLRMKKHSENALKVAEFLKLHPGVGWVIYPGLKDDENYTLAQKYLPSGQSGIVAFGIKGGKEAGVKFIDSVKLLSHIANIGDAKSLVIHPASTTHQQLNPQEQEAAGLSEDFIRLSIGIEDIEDIIEDINQALEKSQI, from the coding sequence TGATAAAGCTACGAATTCAAGAGCGTTACCGATTTATCAAACAACGGCATTTGCTTTTGACAGCTCCGAACATGCGAAAAATCTGTTTAATCTCACTCAGGCGGGTAATATTTATACAAGGCTTATGAATCCTACTACCGATGTTTTGGAAAAACGCCTTGCAATGCTTGAACATGGCGCAGCTGCTTTGGCGGTATCTTCAGGTATGTCTGCGATTTTTTATACAATTTTAAATATTGCTATGCAAGGCGATGAGATTGTTTCTTCAAGCTCTATTTACGGCGGAACTCATACGCTGTTTCAAAATACCCTGCCTAATTTAGGGATAAAAACACACTTTGTTAAAAGCGCAGACCCATTGGAGTTTGAAAAAGCAATTACTCCCAAGACAAAACTTATTTTTGCGGAAACCATCGCTAATCCCCGTTTAACCGTTGCTGATATAGAAGGATTAGCCGAAATTGCACACAAACATAATATTCCGCTTGTCATTGATTCAACGGTTTCAACCCCGAGTTTGCTTAAACCTGTTGATTTTGGTGCAGATATTGTAATTCACTCTGCTACCAAATATTTAGGCGGGCATGGCACCAGTATGTGCGGAATAGTGGTAGACAGCGGTAAGTTTGATTGGACAAAATCAGGCAAATTCTCTACCCTTACAGACAAAGACCCGAGTTACCACGGCTTAAGCTATACGGAAGCTTTTGGCAACTGCGCCTTTATAGCCAAAATGAGGGTTAAAATCCTTCGTGATACGGGAGCTGCGCTTAGTCCTTTTAACGCGTTTTTAATATTACAGGGAATAGAAACTTTAAGTCTGCGTATGAAAAAACACAGCGAAAATGCCCTTAAAGTTGCAGAGTTTTTAAAATTACATCCGGGTGTGGGCTGGGTAATTTATCCCGGGCTAAAAGATGACGAAAATTATACCCTTGCTCAAAAATACCTTCCCAGCGGTCAAAGCGGAATAGTGGCTTTTGGCATAAAAGGAGGCAAAGAAGCGGGAGTAAAATTTATAGATAGCGTAAAACTCTTGTCCCACATAGCTAATATTGGTGATGCCAAATCCTTGGTCATTCACCCCGCAAGCACTACCCATCAGCAGCTTAACCCCCAAGAGCAGGAAGCTGCCGGCTTGAGTGAAGATTTTATCAGGTTAAGTATTGGCATTGAGGATATAGAAGATATTATTGAAGATATTAATCAAGCCTTGGAAAAATCACAAATTTAG